A genomic region of Pontibaca methylaminivorans contains the following coding sequences:
- a CDS encoding HlyC/CorC family transporter, translated as MASVFDSAFWITSTAIILLVAVSAFFSGSETALTAASRAKLRVQADKGSRGAERALGITDDNERLIGSVLLGNNLVNILSASLATALFTRIFGDNGVALATLMMTFLVLIFGEVLPKTYAISNPERVSALIAPGIAVVVRVFAPVVGAVRILVRLLLRSLGVRVDPDSHILAVREEIAGTLQLGHSEGLVEKEDRDRILGALDLADRTVEEIMLHRSGIEMIDADEPADTILQQCIDSPHTRLPVYRNEPENIIGVIHAKDLLRTIYQQVSAGAEGHEALRHFRITDVAMPPYFIPETTTLDDQMRQFLRMRTHFALVVDEYGSLRGLITLEDILEEIVGEITDEFDPDADSPVKRTEDGQFLIDGAMTIRDLNRATDWNLPDDEANTVAGLVIHEAQMIPTVGQVFSFHGFRFEVIARDGNRVTGLKIRPL; from the coding sequence CGTTTTTCTCCGGCTCTGAAACCGCGCTGACGGCGGCGTCGCGGGCCAAGCTGCGGGTGCAGGCCGACAAGGGGTCTCGCGGCGCCGAGCGCGCGCTCGGGATCACCGACGACAATGAACGGCTGATCGGCTCGGTATTGCTTGGCAACAACCTGGTGAACATCCTGTCTGCCTCGCTCGCCACGGCGCTGTTCACGCGCATCTTCGGCGACAACGGCGTGGCGCTTGCGACGCTGATGATGACGTTTCTCGTGCTGATCTTCGGTGAAGTGCTGCCCAAGACCTATGCCATCAGCAATCCCGAGCGTGTCTCTGCCCTGATCGCGCCCGGCATCGCCGTGGTGGTGCGGGTGTTTGCGCCGGTGGTCGGGGCCGTGCGGATCCTCGTGCGCCTGCTGCTGCGCTCGCTCGGGGTGCGGGTCGATCCCGACAGCCACATTCTTGCCGTGCGCGAGGAAATCGCCGGCACGCTGCAGCTTGGTCATTCCGAGGGGCTTGTCGAAAAGGAAGACCGCGACCGCATTCTCGGCGCGCTCGATCTTGCCGATCGCACGGTCGAGGAAATCATGCTCCATCGTTCGGGAATCGAGATGATCGACGCGGACGAGCCGGCCGATACGATTCTCCAGCAATGTATCGACAGCCCGCATACGCGGCTCCCGGTCTATCGCAACGAGCCCGAGAACATCATCGGCGTGATCCATGCCAAGGATCTGCTGCGCACCATCTATCAGCAGGTCAGCGCCGGGGCCGAGGGGCACGAGGCGCTCCGGCATTTCCGCATCACCGATGTGGCGATGCCGCCCTATTTCATCCCCGAGACGACGACGCTCGACGACCAGATGCGCCAGTTCCTGCGCATGCGCACGCATTTCGCGCTGGTGGTGGATGAATACGGCAGCCTGCGCGGGCTGATCACGCTCGAGGACATCCTCGAGGAGATCGTGGGCGAGATCACCGACGAATTCGACCCCGACGCCGATTCCCCGGTCAAGCGCACCGAGGACGGGCAGTTCCTGATCGACGGCGCCATGACCATCCGCGACCTGAACCGCGCGACCGACTGGAACCTTCCCGACGACGAGGCCAACACCGTCGCCGGGCTGGTGATTCACGAGGCGCAGATGATTCCGACCGTGGGGCAGGTGTTTTCCTTCCACGGTTTCCGCTTCGAGGTGATCGCGCGCGACGGCAACCGCGTGACCGGGCTCAAGATCCGCCCGCTCTAG
- a CDS encoding PQQ-dependent sugar dehydrogenase has product MSRNALLSVLCIALPGGGLPVLAAAGDGTGAGQAEASAYEITQVAEGFEIPWGFDFLPDGSVLVTERGGRLWHVGKDGERQEVEGLPEVYARGQGGLLDVMVPQDFDESREVFFTYAHRTDDGAATALDVGRLSDAADRLEDIERIFEAVHPGSGSNHFGSRVVEAPDGRLFITLGERQNADEAQSLASHNGTVVRLERDGSVPEDNPFVDDADALPGIWSYGHRNPQGAAIDAEGQLWVVEHGARGGDEINRIEKGANYGWPVISYGTDYDGSRIGEGTEKAGMEQPAFYWDPSIAPSDMMIYSGRLWPEWEGQFLVGALKFDLISRLGGDPLEEIERIKTPETLRIRDIAEAEDGSIWFLSEDNGALYRMAPERGPE; this is encoded by the coding sequence ATGTCGCGCAACGCCCTTCTATCCGTCCTTTGCATTGCCCTGCCCGGCGGGGGTCTTCCGGTGCTTGCCGCGGCAGGCGATGGAACCGGGGCGGGGCAGGCCGAGGCGAGCGCCTATGAAATCACGCAGGTTGCCGAGGGGTTCGAGATCCCCTGGGGGTTCGATTTCCTGCCCGATGGAAGCGTGCTCGTGACCGAGCGCGGCGGGCGGCTCTGGCATGTCGGCAAGGACGGCGAGCGGCAGGAGGTCGAGGGCCTGCCCGAGGTTTACGCGCGCGGGCAGGGCGGGCTTCTCGATGTGATGGTGCCGCAGGATTTCGACGAAAGCCGCGAGGTGTTCTTTACCTATGCGCATCGCACGGATGATGGCGCGGCGACGGCGCTCGACGTCGGGCGCCTGTCGGATGCGGCGGACCGACTCGAGGATATCGAGCGCATTTTCGAGGCGGTGCATCCGGGCAGCGGCAGCAATCATTTCGGCTCCCGCGTGGTCGAGGCGCCGGATGGGCGCCTGTTCATCACCCTCGGCGAGCGCCAGAACGCCGACGAGGCGCAGAGCCTCGCCAGCCACAACGGCACCGTTGTGCGGCTGGAGCGCGACGGAAGCGTGCCCGAGGACAATCCGTTCGTGGATGACGCGGACGCGCTGCCCGGGATCTGGTCCTACGGGCACCGCAATCCGCAGGGCGCGGCCATCGACGCCGAGGGGCAGCTCTGGGTGGTCGAACACGGCGCCAGGGGCGGGGATGAGATCAACCGCATCGAAAAGGGTGCGAATTACGGCTGGCCGGTCATTTCCTACGGGACGGATTATGATGGCTCCAGGATCGGCGAGGGCACCGAAAAGGCGGGGATGGAGCAGCCGGCCTTTTACTGGGATCCCTCCATCGCGCCCTCTGACATGATGATCTATTCCGGCAGGCTCTGGCCCGAATGGGAGGGGCAGTTCCTTGTCGGGGCGCTCAAGTTCGACCTGATCAGCCGGCTGGGGGGCGATCCGCTCGAAGAGATCGAGCGCATCAAAACGCCCGAAACGCTGCGCATCCGCGACATTGCCGAGGCGGAGGATGGCAGCATCTGGTTCCTGTCCGAGGATAACGGTGCGCTGTATCGCATGGCGCCCGAGCGAGGCCCGGAATGA
- a CDS encoding helicase HerA-like domain-containing protein: MSGAIFIGGGGPDHDEAQELALRYANRHGLIAGATGTGKTVTLQILAEGFSEAGVPVFLSDAKGDIGGLALPGSGTAKQHAAFADRARQIGLDGYGYRGCPVTFWDLFGEVGHPVRTTPADMGPLLISRLLDLSEAQEGVINIAFRLADEEGLALLDFKDLQALLLWIGENRAELSARYGNVSTASVSAIQRRLLVLENQGGAQFFGEPALDLADLMRCDADGRGMVNILAADRLLQSPALYSTFLLWLMSELFESLPEVGDPDKPRLVLFFDEAHLLFDGAPKALVNKIEQVARLIRSKGVGIYFVTQNPADIPESVLGQLGNRLQHALRAFTANDRAKLVQAARTYRDNPRFSTEEAIREVGVGEAVTSMLGDKGVPGMVERTLIRPPSSKLGPIDAAERRRIMEQSPMGEKYDRAVDRESAYELLEARARVAADAAGQDDRLDDRQGGQAAVRRGGGGRPYGGRHSTGAAGGIGEALARSVVRELGGASGRRLVRGVLGSLFKGQR, from the coding sequence ATGAGCGGTGCGATCTTCATCGGTGGCGGGGGCCCCGATCATGACGAGGCGCAGGAACTGGCGCTGCGATACGCGAACCGCCACGGGCTGATTGCCGGTGCGACCGGGACCGGCAAGACGGTGACGCTCCAGATCCTCGCGGAGGGCTTCAGCGAGGCGGGGGTGCCGGTGTTCCTGTCGGATGCCAAGGGCGACATCGGCGGGCTCGCGCTGCCCGGATCCGGGACGGCAAAGCAGCACGCCGCCTTTGCCGATCGCGCGCGGCAGATCGGGCTCGACGGTTATGGCTATCGCGGCTGCCCGGTCACATTCTGGGATCTGTTCGGCGAGGTGGGGCACCCTGTCCGCACCACACCGGCGGACATGGGGCCGCTGCTGATCTCGCGGCTGCTCGATCTCAGCGAAGCGCAGGAAGGGGTGATCAACATCGCCTTCCGCCTCGCCGATGAAGAGGGGCTCGCGCTGCTTGATTTCAAGGATCTGCAGGCGCTGCTGCTCTGGATCGGCGAGAACCGGGCCGAACTTTCCGCGCGTTACGGCAATGTCTCGACCGCGTCGGTAAGCGCGATCCAGCGCCGGCTTCTGGTGCTGGAAAACCAGGGCGGGGCGCAGTTCTTCGGTGAACCGGCGCTTGACCTTGCCGATCTCATGCGCTGCGACGCGGACGGACGGGGGATGGTGAACATCCTCGCCGCCGATCGGCTGCTGCAATCGCCGGCGCTTTATTCGACCTTCCTGCTCTGGCTGATGAGCGAACTGTTCGAATCCCTTCCCGAGGTCGGCGACCCGGACAAGCCCCGGCTCGTGCTGTTCTTCGACGAGGCGCATCTGCTGTTCGACGGCGCCCCGAAGGCGCTGGTGAACAAGATCGAACAGGTTGCCCGGCTGATCCGCTCGAAAGGAGTCGGGATCTATTTCGTAACCCAGAATCCGGCGGATATACCCGAATCCGTGCTCGGCCAGCTTGGCAACCGGCTGCAGCATGCGCTGCGTGCCTTTACCGCGAATGACCGGGCAAAGCTTGTGCAGGCCGCGCGCACCTATCGCGACAATCCCCGCTTTTCGACCGAGGAAGCGATCCGCGAGGTTGGTGTCGGAGAGGCGGTGACGTCGATGCTTGGCGACAAGGGCGTCCCGGGCATGGTCGAGCGCACCCTGATCCGCCCGCCGTCCTCGAAGCTGGGCCCGATCGACGCGGCCGAACGCCGCCGGATCATGGAGCAAAGCCCCATGGGCGAAAAATATGACCGGGCGGTGGACCGTGAATCGGCCTATGAGCTTCTGGAGGCCCGCGCCCGTGTCGCGGCCGATGCAGCCGGACAGGACGACAGGCTGGATGACCGGCAGGGCGGGCAGGCTGCGGTGCGCCGCGGGGGCGGCGGGCGCCCCTACGGCGGCCGGCACAGCACGGGTGCCGCGGGCGGCATCGGCGAGGCGCTCGCCCGCAGCGTGGTGCGCGAGCTTGGTGGCGCAAGCGGGCGCCGGCTCGTGCGCGGCGTATTGGGGAGCCTGTTCAAGGGGCAGCGCTGA